The Trichosurus vulpecula isolate mTriVul1 chromosome 4, mTriVul1.pri, whole genome shotgun sequence genome contains a region encoding:
- the SP6 gene encoding transcription factor Sp6, which translates to MLTAVCGSLGSQHTEAPRASPPRLDLQPLQTYQGHTSPEAGDYPSPLQAGELQNLPLGPEVDFSQGYELPGGSSRVTCEDLESDSPLAPGPFSKLLQPDMSHHYESWFRPSHPGTEDGSWWDIHPGTSWMDLPHAQGTLASSGHPGALQAGLGGYVGDHQLCAPQPHTHPHHLLPAASGQHLLGPPDGAKPLEAAAPETHGLDASLDGAARPKGSRRSVPRSSGQAVCRCPNCLEAERLGAPCGPDGAKKKHLHNCHIPGCGKAYAKTSHLKAHLRWHSGDRPFVCNWLFCGKRFTRSDELQRHLQTHTGTKKFPCAVCSRVFMRSDHLAKHMKTHEGSKEEAAGTGVQCEGKSGAAAEPPGGKGKREAEGGGGAAQSN; encoded by the coding sequence ATGCTAACCGCTGTGTGCGGCTCTCTGGGCAGCCAGCACACGGAAGCACCCCGTGCCTCCCCACCGCGCCTCGATCTGCAGCCACTCCAGACATACCAGGGCCATACAAGCCCGGAGGCAGGGGActacccctccccactccaggccgGGGAGCTGCAGAACCTCCCGCTGGGGCCTGAGGTGGACTTCTCACAAGGCTATGAGCTGCCGGGGGGCTCCTCACGGGTGACCTGTGAGGACCTGGAAAGCGACAGTCCTTTGGCCCCAGGTCCTTTCTCCAAGCTCCTGCAGCCAGACATGTCTCACCACTATGAGTCGTGGTTCCGGCCATCCCACCCAGGCACGGAGGACGGTTCGTGGTGGGACATCCACCCGGGTACCAGCTGGATGGACCTCCCTCATGCCCAGGGCACTCTGGCCTCTTCAGGTCACCCGGGAGCTCTGCAAGCCGGCTTGGGGGGTTATGTCGGGGATCATCAGCTTTGCGCGCCACAGCCTCACACTCATCCACACCATCTTCTCCCCGCCGCCAGCGGACAGCACCTGCTAGGGCCGCCAGACGGCGCTAAGCCCCTGGAAGCTGCAGCTCCCGAGACCCACGGGCTGGATGCCAGTCTGGACGGGGCGGCACGACCGAAGGGCTCCCGGCGTTCGGTGCCCCGCAGTTCAGGCCAGGCTGTGTGTCGCTGCCCCAACTGCCTGGAGGCAGAGCGGCTGGGGGCTCCCTGTGGGCCGGACGGGGCCAAGAAGAAACATCTCCACAACTGCCACATCCCGGGCTGCGGGAAGGCATATGCCAAGACGTCGCATCTCAAAGCGCACCTGCGCTGGCACAGCGGAGACCGTCCCTTCGTGTGCAATTGGCTCTTTTGCGGGAAACGCTTCACCCGCTCCGACGAGCTCCAGCGCCACCTCCAGACCCACACGGGCACCAAGAAATTCCCTTGCGCAGTCTGCAGCCGCGTTTTCATGCGCAGCGACCACCTGGCCAAGCACATGAAAACCCACGAGGGCTCCAAAGAGGAGGCAGCCGGGACCGGAGTACAGTGCGAAGGGAAATCGGGAGCAGCTGCCGAACCCCCGGGGGGTAAAGGCAAGCGGGAAGCGGAGGGCGGCGGGGGCGCCGCGCAGTCCAACTGA